One genomic segment of Longimicrobium sp. includes these proteins:
- a CDS encoding FecR domain-containing protein has protein sequence MVEHDDYLWDPSAKPDAEVERLERLLRPLAYQERPLAVPPARRSFPTRAWVPLAMAATLLLALFVGQMWLRDDPHAWQVAGLVGAPRVDGGRVDGEERLRTGKWLETDARSRARVELGGIGFAEVGPNSRLSALRSRRGEHRMALRRGTIDARVWSPPRVFLVETPAALAVDLGCAYLLTVEDDGSGQIHVTSGYVELVNGGRRSVVPAGSVALMRPGRGPGTPFPAGSPAPLRNALVAMDFGTFRHADLDVALASVAGLDAAPMLWHLLQRVPAAERGRVYDRLAAVSSLPAGADRAATLRLDRRALELWQRKLGLLW, from the coding sequence CGGCCGCTGGCGTACCAGGAGCGCCCCCTTGCCGTACCTCCCGCACGACGCAGCTTCCCCACTCGCGCGTGGGTGCCGCTCGCGATGGCGGCCACGCTGCTGCTGGCGCTCTTCGTGGGCCAGATGTGGCTGCGCGACGATCCGCACGCCTGGCAGGTGGCGGGGCTGGTCGGGGCACCGCGCGTGGACGGCGGGCGGGTGGACGGCGAGGAGCGGCTCCGCACCGGGAAGTGGCTGGAGACCGACGCGCGCTCCCGCGCCCGCGTGGAGCTGGGCGGGATCGGCTTCGCGGAGGTGGGGCCGAACAGCCGCCTTTCCGCCCTCCGCTCGCGCCGCGGCGAGCACCGCATGGCGCTGCGCAGGGGCACCATCGACGCGCGAGTGTGGTCGCCGCCCCGCGTCTTTCTGGTGGAGACGCCCGCGGCGCTGGCCGTCGACCTGGGGTGCGCCTACCTGCTGACGGTGGAGGACGACGGTTCCGGCCAGATCCACGTGACCTCCGGCTACGTGGAGCTGGTGAACGGAGGCCGCCGCTCGGTGGTTCCCGCGGGAAGCGTTGCGTTGATGCGCCCCGGCCGCGGCCCCGGCACCCCGTTCCCCGCCGGGAGCCCCGCGCCGTTGCGGAACGCGCTCGTGGCGATGGACTTCGGCACCTTTCGCCACGCCGACCTGGATGTGGCGCTGGCCAGCGTGGCGGGGTTGGATGCCGCGCCGATGCTCTGGCACCTCCTCCAGCGCGTCCCCGCCGCCGAGCGGGGGCGGGTGTACGACCGTCTCGCGGCCGTATCGTCGCTGCCGGCGGGTGCGGACCGCGCCGCCACTCTGCGGCTGGACAGGCGCGCGCTGGAGCTGTGGCAGCGCAAGCTGGGGCTGCTCTGGTAG